Proteins encoded within one genomic window of Pongo abelii isolate AG06213 chromosome 18, NHGRI_mPonAbe1-v2.0_pri, whole genome shotgun sequence:
- the HSF4 gene encoding heat shock factor protein 4 isoform X1 gives MQEAPAALPTEPGPSPVPAFLGKLWALVGDPGTDHLIRWSPSGTSFLVSDQSRFAKEVLPQYFKHSNMASFVRQLNMYGFRKVVSIEQGGLLRPERDHVEFQHPSFVRGREQLLERVRRKVPALRGDDSRWRPEDLGRLLGEVQALRGVQESTEARLRELRQQNEILWREVVTLRQSHGQQHRVIGKLIQCLFGPLQAGPSNAGGKRKLSLMLDEGSSCPTPAKFNTCPLPGALLQDPYFIQSEEKMEASLPPNQTQALQHGLSLLPQTFSLRPGPETTLGLSPHRARGPIISDIPEDSPSPEGTRLSPSSDGRREKGLALLKEEPASPGGDGEAGLALAPNECDFCVTAPPPLPVAVVQAILEGKGSFSPEGPRNAQQPEPGDPREIPDRGPLGLESGDRSPESLLSPMLLQPPQESVEPAGPLDVLGPSLQGREWTLMDLDMELSLMQPLVPERGEPELAVKGLNSPSPGKDPTLGAPLLLDVQAALGGTALGLPGALTIYSTPESRTASYLGPEASPSP, from the exons AGCGGGACCAGTTTCCTCGTAAGCGACCAGAGCCGCTTCGCCAAGGAAGTGCTGCCCCAGTATTTCAAGCATAGCAACATGGCGAGCTTCGTGCGCCAACTCAACATGT ACGGTTTTCGGAAGGTGGTGAGCATCGAGCAGGGCGGCCTGCTTAGGCCGGAGCGCGACCACGTCGAGTTCCAGCACCCGAGCTTCGTGCGCGGCCGCGAGCAGCTACTGGAGCGCGTGCGGCGCAAG GTGCCCGCGCTGCGCGGCGACGACAGCCGCTGGCGCCCGGAGGACCTGGGTCGACTACTGGGCGAGGTGCAGGCTTTGCGGGGAGTGCAGGAGAGCACCGAGGCGCGGCTGCGGGAGCTCAGGCA GCAGAACGAGATCTTGTGGCGGGAGGTGGTGACACTTCGGCAGAGCCATGGTCAGCAGCACCGGGTCATTGGCAAG CTGATCCAGTGTCTCTTTGGGCCACTTCAGGCGGGGCCGAGCAATGCAGGAGGCAAGAGAAAGCT GTCCCTGATGCTGGATGAGGGGAGCTCATGCCCAACACCTGCCAAGTTCAACACCTGCCCTCTGCCTGGTGCCCTTCTGCAGGACCCCTACTTCATCCAGTCG gaagagaagatggAAGCCAGCCTTCCCCCCAACCAGACCCAGGCCCTCCAGCATGGACTGAGCCTCCTCCCTCAAACCTTCTCCCTTAGACCTGGCCCAG AGACGACTTTGGGCCTCAGCCCTCACAGGGCCAGGGGCCCCATCATCTCTGACATCCCAGAAGACTCTCCATCCCCTGAGGGGACCAGGCTTTCTCCCTCCAGTGATGGCAGGAG GGAGAAGGGCCTGGCACTGCTCAAAGAAGAGCCGGCCAGTCCAGGGGGGGATGGCGAGGCCGGGCTGGCCCTGGCCCCAAACGAGTGTGACTTCTGCGTGACAGCCCCCCCGCCACTGCCTGTGGCTGTGGTGCAGGCCATCCTGGAAGGGAAAGGGAGCTTCAGCCCCGAGGGGCCCAGGAATGCCCAACAGCCTGAACCAGGGGATCCCAGGGAGATACCTGACAG GGGGCCTCTGGGCCTGGAAAGCGGGGACAGAAGCCCAGAGAGTCTGCTGTCTCCGATGCTGCTTCAGCCCCCTCAAGAAAGTGTGGAGCCTGCAGGGCCTCTAGAT GTGCTGGGCCCCAGTCTCCAAGGGCGAGAATGGACCCTGATGGACTTGGACATGGAGCTGTCCTTG ATGCAGCCCTTGGTTCCAGAGCGGGGTGAGCCTGAGCTGGCGGTCAAAGGGTTAAATTCTCCAAGCCCAG GGAAGGACCCCACGCTCGGGGCCCCACTCCTGCTCGATGTCCAGGCAGCCTTGGGAGGCACAGCCCTGGGCCTGCCTGGGGCTTTAACCATTTATAGCACTCCTGAGAGCCGGACCGCCTCCTACTTGGGCCCGGAAGCCAGTCCCTCCCCCTAA
- the NOL3 gene encoding nucleolar protein 3 isoform X1, which yields MPVLGKAGEERRATADAWGQKEEPEEETGQSVWRGRRTPSSPCWPPGPVLAEPTGGWDRAPTMGNAQERPSETIDRERKRLVETLQADSGLLLDALLARGVLTGPEYEALDALPDAERRVRRLLLLVQGKGEAACQELLRCAQRTAGAPDPAWDWQHVGPGYRDRSYDPPCPGHWTPEAPGSGTTCPGLPRASDPDEAGGPEGSEAVQSGTPEEPEPELEAEASEEAEPEPEPELEPEPEEAEPEPELEPEPDPEPEPDFEERDESEDS from the exons ATGCCAGTCCTGGGAAaggcaggggaggagaggagagccaCGGCTGACGCTTGGGGACAGAAGGAGGAGCCTGAGGAGGAGACAGGACAGAGCGTCTGGAGAGGCAGGAGGACACCGAGTTCCCCGTGTTGGCCTCCAGGTCCTGTGCTTGCGGAGCCGACTGGCGGCTGGGATCGAG CCCCGACAATGGGCAATGCGCAGGAGCGGCCGTCGGAGACTATCGACCGCGAGCGGAAACGCCTGGTCGAGACGCTGCAGGCGGACTCGGGGCTGCTGTTGGACGCGCTGCTGGCGCGGGGCGTGCTCACCGGGCCAGAGTACGAGGCATTGGATGCACTGCCTGATGCCGAGCGCAGGGTGCGCCGCCTACTGCTGCTGGTGCAGGGCAAGGGCGAGGCCGCCTGCCAGGAGCTGCTGCGCTGTGCCCAGCGTACCGCGGGCGCGCCGGACCCCGCCTGGGACTGGCAGCACGTGGGTCCGG GCTACCGGGACCGCAGCTATGACCCTCCATGCCCAGGCCACTGGACGCCGGAGGCACCTGGCTCGGGGACCACATGCCCCGGGTTGCCCAGAGCTTCAGACCCCGACGAGGCCGGGGGCCCTGAGGGCTCCGAGGCGGTGCAATCCGGGACCCCAGaggagccagagccagagctggAAGCTGAGGCCTCTGAAGAGGCTGAACCggagccagagccagagctggAACCCGAGCCTGAAGAAGCAGAACCAGAGCCGGAACTGGAGCCAGAACCGGACCCAGAGCCCGAGCCGGACTTCGAGGAAAGGGACGAGTCCGAAG ATTCCTGA
- the HSF4 gene encoding heat shock factor protein 4 isoform X2, which translates to MQEAPAALPTEPGPSPVPAFLGKLWALVGDPGTDHLIRWSPSGTSFLVSDQSRFAKEVLPQYFKHSNMASFVRQLNMYGFRKVVSIEQGGLLRPERDHVEFQHPSFVRGREQLLERVRRKVPALRGDDSRWRPEDLGRLLGEVQALRGVQESTEARLRELRQQNEILWREVVTLRQSHGQQHRVIGKLIQCLFGPLQAGPSNAGGKRKLSLMLDEGSSCPTPAKFNTCPLPGALLQDPYFIQSPLPETTLGLSPHRARGPIISDIPEDSPSPEGTRLSPSSDGRREKGLALLKEEPASPGGDGEAGLALAPNECDFCVTAPPPLPVAVVQAILEGKGSFSPEGPRNAQQPEPGDPREIPDRGPLGLESGDRSPESLLSPMLLQPPQESVEPAGPLDVLGPSLQGREWTLMDLDMELSLMQPLVPERGEPELAVKGLNSPSPGKDPTLGAPLLLDVQAALGGTALGLPGALTIYSTPESRTASYLGPEASPSP; encoded by the exons AGCGGGACCAGTTTCCTCGTAAGCGACCAGAGCCGCTTCGCCAAGGAAGTGCTGCCCCAGTATTTCAAGCATAGCAACATGGCGAGCTTCGTGCGCCAACTCAACATGT ACGGTTTTCGGAAGGTGGTGAGCATCGAGCAGGGCGGCCTGCTTAGGCCGGAGCGCGACCACGTCGAGTTCCAGCACCCGAGCTTCGTGCGCGGCCGCGAGCAGCTACTGGAGCGCGTGCGGCGCAAG GTGCCCGCGCTGCGCGGCGACGACAGCCGCTGGCGCCCGGAGGACCTGGGTCGACTACTGGGCGAGGTGCAGGCTTTGCGGGGAGTGCAGGAGAGCACCGAGGCGCGGCTGCGGGAGCTCAGGCA GCAGAACGAGATCTTGTGGCGGGAGGTGGTGACACTTCGGCAGAGCCATGGTCAGCAGCACCGGGTCATTGGCAAG CTGATCCAGTGTCTCTTTGGGCCACTTCAGGCGGGGCCGAGCAATGCAGGAGGCAAGAGAAAGCT GTCCCTGATGCTGGATGAGGGGAGCTCATGCCCAACACCTGCCAAGTTCAACACCTGCCCTCTGCCTGGTGCCCTTCTGCAGGACCCCTACTTCATCCAGTCG CCCCTCCCAGAGACGACTTTGGGCCTCAGCCCTCACAGGGCCAGGGGCCCCATCATCTCTGACATCCCAGAAGACTCTCCATCCCCTGAGGGGACCAGGCTTTCTCCCTCCAGTGATGGCAGGAG GGAGAAGGGCCTGGCACTGCTCAAAGAAGAGCCGGCCAGTCCAGGGGGGGATGGCGAGGCCGGGCTGGCCCTGGCCCCAAACGAGTGTGACTTCTGCGTGACAGCCCCCCCGCCACTGCCTGTGGCTGTGGTGCAGGCCATCCTGGAAGGGAAAGGGAGCTTCAGCCCCGAGGGGCCCAGGAATGCCCAACAGCCTGAACCAGGGGATCCCAGGGAGATACCTGACAG GGGGCCTCTGGGCCTGGAAAGCGGGGACAGAAGCCCAGAGAGTCTGCTGTCTCCGATGCTGCTTCAGCCCCCTCAAGAAAGTGTGGAGCCTGCAGGGCCTCTAGAT GTGCTGGGCCCCAGTCTCCAAGGGCGAGAATGGACCCTGATGGACTTGGACATGGAGCTGTCCTTG ATGCAGCCCTTGGTTCCAGAGCGGGGTGAGCCTGAGCTGGCGGTCAAAGGGTTAAATTCTCCAAGCCCAG GGAAGGACCCCACGCTCGGGGCCCCACTCCTGCTCGATGTCCAGGCAGCCTTGGGAGGCACAGCCCTGGGCCTGCCTGGGGCTTTAACCATTTATAGCACTCCTGAGAGCCGGACCGCCTCCTACTTGGGCCCGGAAGCCAGTCCCTCCCCCTAA
- the NOL3 gene encoding nucleolar protein 3 isoform X3 — protein sequence MGNAQERPSETIDRERKRLVETLQADSGLLLDALLARGVLTGPEYEALDALPDAERRVRRLLLLVQGKGEAACQELLRCAQRTAGAPDPAWDWQHVGPGYRDRSYDPPCPGHWTPEAPGSGTTCPGLPRASDPDEAGGPEGSEAVQSGTPEEPEPELEAEASEEAEPEPEPELEPEPEEAEPEPELEPEPDPEPEPDFEERDESEDS from the exons ATGGGCAATGCGCAGGAGCGGCCGTCGGAGACTATCGACCGCGAGCGGAAACGCCTGGTCGAGACGCTGCAGGCGGACTCGGGGCTGCTGTTGGACGCGCTGCTGGCGCGGGGCGTGCTCACCGGGCCAGAGTACGAGGCATTGGATGCACTGCCTGATGCCGAGCGCAGGGTGCGCCGCCTACTGCTGCTGGTGCAGGGCAAGGGCGAGGCCGCCTGCCAGGAGCTGCTGCGCTGTGCCCAGCGTACCGCGGGCGCGCCGGACCCCGCCTGGGACTGGCAGCACGTGGGTCCGG GCTACCGGGACCGCAGCTATGACCCTCCATGCCCAGGCCACTGGACGCCGGAGGCACCTGGCTCGGGGACCACATGCCCCGGGTTGCCCAGAGCTTCAGACCCCGACGAGGCCGGGGGCCCTGAGGGCTCCGAGGCGGTGCAATCCGGGACCCCAGaggagccagagccagagctggAAGCTGAGGCCTCTGAAGAGGCTGAACCggagccagagccagagctggAACCCGAGCCTGAAGAAGCAGAACCAGAGCCGGAACTGGAGCCAGAACCGGACCCAGAGCCCGAGCCGGACTTCGAGGAAAGGGACGAGTCCGAAG ATTCCTGA
- the NOL3 gene encoding nucleolar protein 3 isoform X2: MHAFCDPAPTMGNAQERPSETIDRERKRLVETLQADSGLLLDALLARGVLTGPEYEALDALPDAERRVRRLLLLVQGKGEAACQELLRCAQRTAGAPDPAWDWQHVGPGYRDRSYDPPCPGHWTPEAPGSGTTCPGLPRASDPDEAGGPEGSEAVQSGTPEEPEPELEAEASEEAEPEPEPELEPEPEEAEPEPELEPEPDPEPEPDFEERDESEDS; the protein is encoded by the exons ATGCATGCGTTCTGTGATCCTG CCCCGACAATGGGCAATGCGCAGGAGCGGCCGTCGGAGACTATCGACCGCGAGCGGAAACGCCTGGTCGAGACGCTGCAGGCGGACTCGGGGCTGCTGTTGGACGCGCTGCTGGCGCGGGGCGTGCTCACCGGGCCAGAGTACGAGGCATTGGATGCACTGCCTGATGCCGAGCGCAGGGTGCGCCGCCTACTGCTGCTGGTGCAGGGCAAGGGCGAGGCCGCCTGCCAGGAGCTGCTGCGCTGTGCCCAGCGTACCGCGGGCGCGCCGGACCCCGCCTGGGACTGGCAGCACGTGGGTCCGG GCTACCGGGACCGCAGCTATGACCCTCCATGCCCAGGCCACTGGACGCCGGAGGCACCTGGCTCGGGGACCACATGCCCCGGGTTGCCCAGAGCTTCAGACCCCGACGAGGCCGGGGGCCCTGAGGGCTCCGAGGCGGTGCAATCCGGGACCCCAGaggagccagagccagagctggAAGCTGAGGCCTCTGAAGAGGCTGAACCggagccagagccagagctggAACCCGAGCCTGAAGAAGCAGAACCAGAGCCGGAACTGGAGCCAGAACCGGACCCAGAGCCCGAGCCGGACTTCGAGGAAAGGGACGAGTCCGAAG ATTCCTGA
- the HSF4 gene encoding heat shock factor protein 4 isoform X3 yields MQEAPAALPTEPGPSPVPAFLGKLWALVGDPGTDHLIRWSPSGTSFLVSDQSRFAKEVLPQYFKHSNMASFVRQLNMYGFRKVVSIEQGGLLRPERDHVEFQHPSFVRGREQLLERVRRKVPALRGDDSRWRPEDLGRLLGEVQALRGVQESTEARLRELRQQNEILWREVVTLRQSHGQQHRVIGKLIQCLFGPLQAGPSNAGGKRKLSLMLDEGSSCPTPAKFNTCPLPGALLQDPYFIQSPSTYSPSQRRLWASALTGPGAPSSLTSQKTLHPLRGPGFLPPVMAGAPPPLPVAVVQAILEGKGSFSPEGPRNAQQPEPGDPREIPDRGPLGLESGDRSPESLLSPMLLQPPQESVEPAGPLDVLGPSLQGREWTLMDLDMELSLMQPLVPERGEPELAVKGLNSPSPGKDPTLGAPLLLDVQAALGGTALGLPGALTIYSTPESRTASYLGPEASPSP; encoded by the exons AGCGGGACCAGTTTCCTCGTAAGCGACCAGAGCCGCTTCGCCAAGGAAGTGCTGCCCCAGTATTTCAAGCATAGCAACATGGCGAGCTTCGTGCGCCAACTCAACATGT ACGGTTTTCGGAAGGTGGTGAGCATCGAGCAGGGCGGCCTGCTTAGGCCGGAGCGCGACCACGTCGAGTTCCAGCACCCGAGCTTCGTGCGCGGCCGCGAGCAGCTACTGGAGCGCGTGCGGCGCAAG GTGCCCGCGCTGCGCGGCGACGACAGCCGCTGGCGCCCGGAGGACCTGGGTCGACTACTGGGCGAGGTGCAGGCTTTGCGGGGAGTGCAGGAGAGCACCGAGGCGCGGCTGCGGGAGCTCAGGCA GCAGAACGAGATCTTGTGGCGGGAGGTGGTGACACTTCGGCAGAGCCATGGTCAGCAGCACCGGGTCATTGGCAAG CTGATCCAGTGTCTCTTTGGGCCACTTCAGGCGGGGCCGAGCAATGCAGGAGGCAAGAGAAAGCT GTCCCTGATGCTGGATGAGGGGAGCTCATGCCCAACACCTGCCAAGTTCAACACCTGCCCTCTGCCTGGTGCCCTTCTGCAGGACCCCTACTTCATCCAGTCG CCTTCTACTTACAGCCCCTCCCAGAGACGACTTTGGGCCTCAGCCCTCACAGGGCCAGGGGCCCCATCATCTCTGACATCCCAGAAGACTCTCCATCCCCTGAGGGGACCAGGCTTTCTCCCTCCAGTGATGGCAGGAG CCCCCCCGCCACTGCCTGTGGCTGTGGTGCAGGCCATCCTGGAAGGGAAAGGGAGCTTCAGCCCCGAGGGGCCCAGGAATGCCCAACAGCCTGAACCAGGGGATCCCAGGGAGATACCTGACAG GGGGCCTCTGGGCCTGGAAAGCGGGGACAGAAGCCCAGAGAGTCTGCTGTCTCCGATGCTGCTTCAGCCCCCTCAAGAAAGTGTGGAGCCTGCAGGGCCTCTAGAT GTGCTGGGCCCCAGTCTCCAAGGGCGAGAATGGACCCTGATGGACTTGGACATGGAGCTGTCCTTG ATGCAGCCCTTGGTTCCAGAGCGGGGTGAGCCTGAGCTGGCGGTCAAAGGGTTAAATTCTCCAAGCCCAG GGAAGGACCCCACGCTCGGGGCCCCACTCCTGCTCGATGTCCAGGCAGCCTTGGGAGGCACAGCCCTGGGCCTGCCTGGGGCTTTAACCATTTATAGCACTCCTGAGAGCCGGACCGCCTCCTACTTGGGCCCGGAAGCCAGTCCCTCCCCCTAA